The following proteins are co-located in the Hydractinia symbiolongicarpus strain clone_291-10 chromosome 7, HSymV2.1, whole genome shotgun sequence genome:
- the LOC130649603 gene encoding ras-related C3 botulinum toxin substrate 1-like has translation MVVNAIKCIVLGDLYVGRFSFLVTCAATEYSIGYIPTVSDKYTIDVLLELSGQTATINVMEPLRGTGTEEHDRKKRMCYPNTDVFLICFSLSNRESYEHVRTKWHPEVKLHRPTAAIILVGTKLDKEYLIRDQLFTTEDGLQLAKEIGAVKYLECLSQTQGCVKEVFKEVARAWYKETAKKKKQCILL, from the exons ATGGTAGTAAACGCAATAAAATGCATCGTACTTGGTGATTT ATATGTTGGAAGATTTTCCTTTCTTGTGACATGTGCAGCAACAGAATATTCAATTGGATATATTCCTACTGT CTCTGATAAGTATACAATCGATGTGTTGCTGGAGCTGAGTGGACAAACAGCTACCATAAATGTGATGGAACCTCTTAGAGGAACTG GCACGGAAGAGCACGATAGAAAAAAGCGTATGTGTTACCCTAACACA gaTGTGTTTTTGATATGTTTCTCGTTATCAAATCGAGAATCCTATGAACACGTGCGTACAAAATGGCATCCAGAAGTTAAATTGCATCGTCCTACTGCAGCTATCATTTTAGTTGGTACAAAACTTGATAAAGAGTACTTAATCAGGGATCAGCTTTTTACAACAGAAGATGGATTACAATTAGCAAAAGAAATAGGAGCTGTGAAATATTTAGAATGTTTATCTCAAACGCAAGGATGCGTGAAAGAAGTATTTAAAGAAGTAGCAAGAGCCTGGTATAAAGAGACAGCTAAGAAAAAGAAGCAGTGTATATTGTTATAA